The nucleotide window CACCAAAACTGCGTGGTCCCAAAGATCCACTATTTCAGACTTGACAACCTGCTTGATATCGCCAAAGTCTACCACCATACCGTTTTTAGGATGCTCCAGATCATTGATCAGGTTTCCCTTCACCGTCACAAAAAGTTTGTAGGAATGACCATGCATATTCCTGCATTTTCCGTCGTAGTTATAGAGCACATGTGCAGTTTCAAACGTAAATATCTTGGTGATTCTAATCATGCGGCAAAGATAATGAAAGTTACAGGACATGGCTTTACTGAACGCATTCCTGCCTCAGGACCTTAATATTTTGTAATTTTAATGGTGAAATCATCTGATAATGCTTCTGGACCTGCTTTTTCCGAACCGCTGCCTGCACTGCAACCGAATCATCGATGCCAGAGAAATGGTGTGCGGGATCTGCATGGATCAGATAAAGTTCACGCACCATGACTTTATAACTCCCAATTTCC belongs to Chryseobacterium sp. and includes:
- a CDS encoding 6-pyruvoyl trahydropterin synthase family protein, which gives rise to MIRITKIFTFETAHVLYNYDGKCRNMHGHSYKLFVTVKGNLINDLEHPKNGMVVDFGDIKQVVKSEIVDLWDHAVLVNATSPHKALGQDLEHKGHKVIFCDYQPTCENMLYEIAAKVQARLPHGVNLAYLKLHETENSYGEWFAEDQI